GCGTCAGCTTTACCTTGACCAGTTGCAGCAGATGCTGGGTCCAGCTGGGTCATATCGATTTTTACTTCCTGCGGATTTTTAGCGCTTTCTGTCGCAGCCAAATCAAGCTTATTAACATCCTCAGTGAATAGATAATAGGCGGACAACACCACCATCAAGCTAAGCATGGATACAAGCCAAATTGTTTGTCTTTTTGCGTTCATAGAGTAATTCCTCCTTGAAATGATATGATTTTTATTTATGATGAAAGTAAAGCTGATCAACCTGTTTTTCTTGGTAAAATCGAGATTTTGTGAGCCGGAACATCAAGACCTCTTTCTACAGCTTCTGAGATCATTTTTTTCACTGTAAGATTCTCCGCTCCCTTGGCCACAACGATTACGCCTCTGATCTTAGGCTTAATATATTTGAGTACAAGCGGTTTTTGGTCACCTGCAACCTGATAGATGACGACCTCTCCGCTTCGTGTAACCTGGGATATATTTCGTGTTGCGCCATTCGAGTCTCGCTCGGTGGTCATCTGCTGGTTATCGTTGTAATTCTTATCGACCGTTACTTCTTCCGTCGATTCGATCGTTACCAGAACTTCCACATCACCAACCCCGACAATGTTCTTGAGAATACCCTCCAGCTGCGTTTCGTAGGCTTGCTCATATTCGTGAAAGACAGAGGATTCCTTTGGTGTGCTGCCCAGAAACGTTTCCTTGCTTTCCTGGCTTTGCGGCGGGGAGGCCCGGCCTTCGTTTATGGGATCGACGTCCTTTACGGTTATAAAAGAATTCAGAATCATTAGCGCAGCCCCGAGCAGCCCTACCAGCGCCACCCATAGCAGTGTATTTTTCCGCTTGGGGCCCCCGGGCCGCCTCCAAATTTCTGTTCCATCCATTGCAGCAATGTTCCCATCTATTCACCTCACAATCGTATTCTATCTTTGGCAGCCTATACTCACAGCTTGCTGGAGTCGGATTCGATTCGAATGTGGATATGGTCAGGCTTCACCTGCCAGTCCCGGCTGATCCCCGTCGTAAGCTTTTCTCGCTCTTGCCGAAGCTTCTCATTCAACTTGCCGTCTTCCGGCTCCGTCTGTTGAGTTACAGCCGCTTGCTCTTTGTTTGTGTTCTGGATATCAATATGAATCGGATCAATCGGCTTCATCGGTTCCATAACCCCAATGCTCTTATTAGATAGCCCGGTTGGAGCCGGTCGCTTCGCGTCTATATCATGAAGGGTTGCCGTGACATCGGTGACGGCCGGCTTCCCATTGTTGTCGATTTGTGCAAGTACTTGTACATCACTGACTACAAGATCGGTCTGATTTTGTAAGTCCTCTTTCATGACCTCGGCCAGCTTGCTTTGTATAAGCTTTATAGACTGCTTATCCCCTTCATTCTTGAACTGCTGTGCTTCCTTGGTGATGTCATTCAGGGATTTCATGTTTTTACTCCCGCCTTCATTCGCTTGCAGAGCCATTCCATTCTGTTTGCTTTCCGCCATGCTTAGAAGGCGATCCACATTCCAATCCTTCTGAAAGAGCTGCATCACTGGCGAAAGCAATGTTAATAGGACGAACAAGCTGAGTACCGTCTTCACATAACGCTGCATGGTGTTACTAGGGAGTAATAGATCGACAAAAGTGGCAAGCAATATGACCATGATGACCGACTTTAGCCATCCGCCTAACCAATCCATCCCTACACCTCCTGCAGCTGGTTCATCTCATCATGACGGAAACATTGCTGATCGCAATCATAATGGTTATGGCAAGGAAAAACATTAAACCTACAGCGGCTAAAGCCGCAAACACGTAAATCATGCTTTTGCCAATCGTCTGCAAGCATACAATCATGGGGTTATCGCCAATGGGCTGCATAATTGCCGCAGACAAGTTGTAAATGAAAGCAAGCGTCAAAATCTTTATCGCCGGGAAGGCGCACAGCAGAATGAGAACAATCACTCCAACTAGTCCGATCGCGTTCTTAACCAGCAGGGAGGCTCCGATTACCGTTTCCGTTGCATCTGAGAACAGCCTGCCTACAACAGGCACGAAATTACCGGTCACATATTTGGCCGTTCGAATCGCTACCCCGTCTCTTACGGCCCCTGCGGTGCCTTGCACGGACAATACGCCGAGGAATATGGTTACAAACACGCCAAGCATACTAAGTCCGACAGTTCGCAGCAGATTTGCAAGCTGTGTTACTTTATAACGCTCGCTCAAGGCGCTTACGATGTGCAGGACTGCCGAGAAGAACAGCAGCGGGAATACAAACACGTAGATCGCGGTCCCGATGGAATGGATCATGAATATAATTAGCGGGTGCATGATGGCAACGGATGTCACATTTCCCATCGATGCGAGCAGTGTTAACAGCAGTGGCACGATGGCTACCATGAATTGAATCATGGAGGTGATCGCGGTTTTGGCGTATCCGATTGCGACACTGAAGCTGTTGATTGCGATGATAATCAACACCATATAGGCAATGGCATATCCCAGCCTGCTAACCGTATTTTTCTCAAAGGAGCTTTGGAGCGTCTCTAAAATCATGCTGAACACGGTTAAAATCACAATGGATGCCAGCAGTTTGCCGTTGACGATGACTTCATGAAAAATGTAATTCAAGAGCCCGCGAAAGATGCTGGATACGCTAAATCCCTTTGTCCCCAGCAACATCTCCATAAAGCTAGGCGTCTTGTTTTCAGGAAAATATCCTCCGTAGTCTTTCATGAGCTTATTCCAATACTGCTCAACCTGGTCGGTTTTGAGATGGCTTGCCTGCTCCTGGATCAGGATATCTGCCGGTGAAGTTGCGCTGGAGGTCCCCATCCACCCGAGCCAAAGACTTATGGTCAAAACCAGAAACAGCATCCATCTGTTATGCATCGAGTAGCGCGAATTGTGTGGGACCACTAGTGTCAGCTCCTTAGAGTTTTCCGAAGGAAAACTAACTTCGTAAGCATGTGCTGAGTTTTCCGCTAGGAAAATCCAGACTGATGATAAAGGCAAATGGAGGGCTCAGTAGTTTTCGGAGAAGCGTAGCGGTCGCCTTTGACAGTTTTGTTATCACCTTAGAAGGCTCTTATTTGAATCGAATAACAAAATGTCAACAGCGATCGGAGAAAAGCTACTGAAGCTCGGAATGATCCCTACTTTATCAACACATTCCGTTTTCCGAAGGAAAACTAACTTCGTAAGCATTCGTTAAGCCGGAAGCAGCTTGATGACTGTTTCAATGATCACCGTGATGATGGGAATCGCCATGACCATGATGAGCACCTTGCCCGAAAGTTCTATCTTAGATGCAATAGATTCCTGCCCCGCATCTCTGACGATTTGGGCTCCAAACTCAGCGATATAAGCCACACCGATGATTTTTAGGATGGTTTTAAGAAAAACCATATTGATGTTGGATTTCTCGCCTAAATCCTCCAGCACGCGGATAACGGATGAGATTTTGCCAATCAGAAACAGGAAGATCACGACACCTGTGAACGCGGCAAGTAAAAAGGCGAACATCGGTTTCTGCTCTTTAATAATGAGAGATAGAATGGTAACGATGAGTCCAAGACCGACAATCTGAATGATTTCCATGACTCACCTACTGAAAAAGAAAGATCGTTTTAATTTCTTTAAACAAGTTATCCAGCATGCTGACCACCATAAAAAGGACGACAACAAAGCCAATAACCGTAACCCAGTGTGCCATATCCTCTTTGCCCATTTGCTTGAGCACCGAATGAATCATCGCGATGATGATGCCGATGCCGGCGATCTGGAAAATGGCGTTTACATCTACGTTCATTCCAGGCACCCCATTTTCGTTAATACATCAAGATCACGATTAAGGCTCCAACAAGAACACCGAGGCTTTTCCACATTTTTTCGTAACGACGCTGCTCATCTCTTGCCTCAGCTTCTTCGGCTTGCAGTTGACTAACGGCCAGCCGCAAATGCTTGATCTGATCTCCCCGGTCCGATAAACCAAGTACGGAGCCCAGCTGCAGCACCACCTCTTGCTCCGGCTGCTTCATCGACGTTCTCCGCCACATGTCCGTGATCGTATGCTGCCAAATCTCGCGGGTTGATCGGCCTTCCGCGGAAATCAATCTTTCCGAGGTTAGCCTGAACATGGAGGACACAGGCTCTGCCATTTGCTTGCTTAGTGATCGAAATGCGTCGGGCAGCGGCGTCACTGCATATACGATCTCGGTTTCCATTCTCTGAAGCGCGCTGATCATCAAACGAATTTGCTTCGGCCGCCTGGCGTAATGTGATGCTTGTAAGAACCCAAACCAGGCAGCGGCTCCTAGGATGAGAACGGATCCGACAAACTTCAACATGATCGATCATCCTCTTCCTATTCGATGTACTTGAATTTGTCTTCCTGTCCCGTCTAGGATTCGATAGGGCGCAAACCCTTGTTTGCGTCTATCCAGGACAATGTATCTGGAGAACACCCCCTCCTCCAAGAGCTGTTTGAGAACGGGGCGCATTCGTACATCCTCAAAGTCCGCGCCATGGGCAGTAGCTACGATACGAACCCCGGCATGGATCGCCTCATGAATGGCAGCTGCATCCTCTGGCCTCCCGATCTCGTCGACCGCCAGCACCTCAGGTGACATGGATCGAATCATCATCATCATCCCTTCGGCTTTCGGACAACCGTCTAGAACATCAGTACGCGGGCCCACATCGAATTTCGGAACACCTCTGCTGCTTGCAGCAAGTTCCGACCTTTCATCAACAATTCCAACCTTTTTCCCGGCACATTGCCGCGTTGCTGACAGGATGGGCGATATGCCATTCGGATCCGTTCCCCAATTGCCTTTGCTCACATTCCTCACAATATCCCGCAGAAGCGTAGTTTTGCCCTGTTGTGGAGGTGAAATAATGAGTGTGTGATGAATCGTTGAGCGTGCAGGATCCAGCAAGTAAGGCATCAGCTCGTTACTAACCCCGACAATGTCTTTCGCTATGCGGATATTGAAGGAGCTTACATCGCGTATTTGCTTGACGTTCCCCTGTTCCAACACGGTTCTCCCAGCCAGTCCGACCCGATGGCCGCCTGCAATGGTGATGTAACCGCGCCGCAATTCTTCCTCATAGGTATAGAGCGAATGATTCGTCAGCATCTCGAGCAGCGACATACAATCTGCTGTTGTCGGCTTATATGCCGACAGCTCTTCTAATGTCACATTGCCATTCCCATCCAAAAATGCGTACGAATCATGAAAGCCAATCTCAAGAGGTCTGGACTCTCTCACCCTGATCTCCTCAATGCTTTCTCTTACTTGACTAGGCAGCTGTGAAAGAATCATTTGCATCGTGCGCGGTAACAGATTCACAATTGAGCTTAACATCGCAAGACATGCCTCCAGGTTGTCCCGTCTTTTATACTTATTCGTATGCTTGATAGAAAAGAGATATGACAATTTACTTTCTTAATATACCGATGAAGATACAGCTTACTCCGGCGATGACCCATATCATTTTGCCAAATGATAGTTTCTCTGCGATCGCTACTAGACCGATAGTCGTTGTAGTTAATAGAACTAGAGGACCTACTAGAGCCAAGCCGGTATTCACCAGGAGCGCTTTTTCCACTTGATTCAATCGGATCATAATAATAGCCGCGATGATTTCAATACTTCCCGATAGCAACCTTAAAGAAGCCATACTCATAACAATTTTATTAATCATTTGTCCATCGTTCCCCTCCTTGAAAAAGGGTGAGCAGCAGACAGCTCATCCCTTTTACCCTACCTTATGCAAGCTCGTCTGATTTTAGGCATGGTGGGCACCACCCTAATCAAAAATGCATATGATGAACTCAGAATTGACCTTAACAGGATAGTGAGGAGATTGAATCCGATGGAAGTGACCTCTCAGCTGATATGGAACCCGGTTCTGGCCGATCCCACAGGGCAAAGGCAGATGAAACCTAGAACACTCGGGAAAACGATGGTAATCGATAAAGGACTTGGCCTCAATGCGTTCGAGGACTTGCTTAGCACCTCAAGCAATCATATCGACATGATCAAAATAGGCTTCGGCACCTCGCCATTATATCCTCAGCTATTGTTGAAGAAAAAAATCGAAATGGCAAAAGCTTTGGGCATCAGCATTTATCCAGGAGGCACCTTCCTGGAAGTTGCAGTCGTTCAAAACGCGGTTGCTTCTCTTTTTGATATGATTTCTGCATTGGGTTTTACAGGCATTGAGGTATCTGACGGCACTATCAAAATGGACCGTAAGCTCAGAAACGAATTGATTCTTAGAGGATTGGAATCAGGCTTCGAGGTCTACACGGAGTATGGAAAGAAGGGCTGGGGCTCTTCAATTGAGCTCGATGAGCTAATCGAAACCGTAGCCCTAGATGCAGAGTACGGAGCCGAGCTTGTTACCATCGAGGCGCGGGAATCCGGAATGGGTGTGGGGATATTTGACGCACAGGGAAATTGTAAAGATGAAGAGCTGCACAAGGTACTCTCGAGTGTACCAAGTCCTGGGATTCTGTTGTGGGAAGCGCCTTTAAAAAGTCAGCAGGTCCATCTGATTCAACTGCTAGGCGCCGATGTCCATCTCGGCAACATCTCATCGCAGGAGATAATTTCTCTCGAAGCGTTGAGGAGAGGTCTTCGATCCGATACATTGTCCTTAACTACCGGAAAGGAATAATGTCATGCAAATTGATGTCGTAGCCAACATCGGCGAAGCCCGGTCTGATGAATTCCTTCATAAGACCGTTATCGTCATTGATGTGCTTCGAGCTACAAGCACAATGATCACGGCACTATCTAACGGCTGCAAATCGATTCTTCCTGTGGAGACCGTCATACAAGCGAAAGAGCTTCAAACCAGCGGGGATCTGCTCGGAGGCGAACGGTATTGCAAAAAAATACCAGGATTTGATTTTGGTAATTCACCGTCCGAATACTCCCCTTCCGCCGTAAAGGGAAGAAGAATCATTCTAACGACAACGAATGGAACGCGAGGAATTCAAAAAGCCATGAAAGCAGACCATGTTCTAGCAGGTGCATTTATAAATGGTGCGGCCTGTGCGGCGGCTGCAGTCGACTTCAGACGCGATGTCGTCATTTTATGCGCAGGCACTCAGGATGTATTTTCGCTTGAAGATGGTTTGGCCGCCGGTCAAATCACGGCTGAATTAATAAGCCTTTTGGGGGATAAGCAAGTGTGCCTAAATGATTTCGGTCAGGCCATGCTTCATGCTTTTGAACGGAATCGCGACGGTCTTCGGGCAGCTATTCTGCTTTGCTCCAACGGAAAGAGGTTGTGTAAAATCGGCTTCCAGGATGATATTGACTTATGCTGCGCACTCAACACCACGACGATGGTGCCCATGCTGCTGCATGATCAAATGGTCCCTTATAAACAAAGCTTGTTCTAAAACCAAGACCCCTTCATAGACTAGGATTGTCTTTTCACTTCCTGCAGACAAGGGGTTTTGCCATGAACGGCGATTTATTATTGGTCATTCTCATCATCATCGGGCTCGTTGGGCGTTCTCATATCATCACGACGGCAGCTTGTATTCTTCTGGCTGTGAAGCTGATTGGGCTCGATCGCTACTTGCCTGCCATGGAACGGCGGGGACTTGAACTGGGGTTGCTGTTTTTGACCATGGGCGTGTTAGTGCCTTTTGCCAGTGAACGCATTTCGTTCAAAGATATTATCTCGGTATTCACAACGTGGCCGGGCATAATCGCACTGACAGGAGGGGCACTTGCCACCTACATGAACGGCAAAGGGTTAGAACTACTAAAAGTAGACCCACAATTAATTGTGGGCCTGGTCATTGGTTCTATCTTTGGAATCGTATTTATGCGCGGCATTCCGGTTGGACCTCTTATGGCCGCCGGAATTACGGCTTTTTTACTTAAGCTGGCATATTTCGTAGCCGATAAAATTAGATAGCTATCTTCTGTCCTGCGGACCGCCAACGAAGGCTTGCTCGGTCGTGTCTAATCCGTATGCGGTATGAAGCGCACGGATGACATCGGTCAAGTGTGTGCTGTCGATCACGCAGGACATTTTGATTTCTGATGTGCTTACGAGGCTGATGCTGATGCCTAGATCGGAAATGACTTTGAACATCGTAGCGGCTACACCTGGGCTGCTGACCATGCCGGCACCTACGATGGATACCTTCACAAGATTTACTTCGGAAGTCACTTCACGGAAGCCGATCTCATTACGAATTCTTTCGATCGTGTCGAGCGCTTTCTCCTTATCGGATAAGGATGTAGTGAATGAGAAATCCGCCGATCCGTTAATGACACCGCTTTGCACGATAATATCCACGTCAATTTGAACATCCGCCAGCGCGGTGAACACCTTGGCAAGTTGGCCCGGTTTTTCCGGTACACCTAGAATACTGATTCTTGCTACATTCTTATCGTACGCGATGCCTCGAACGACGATTCCTTGCTCCATCACTGCTTCCTCCTTCACGTTCGTACCCTCATTGTAAGTAAAGCTAGAGCGGACCACCAGGGTCACATTGTAATTCTTCGCATATTCCACTGCACGCGGATGCAGGACAGCCGCGCCTAGATTGGCTAGCTCCAGCATTTCATCATAAGAAATTTCATGCAGCTTGCGGGCTACCTTGACAATACGCGGATCTGTCGAGTAAACGCCGTCCACATCCGTGTAAATCTCACAAAGATCCGCTTTAATAGCAGCTGCGAGTGCTACAGCCGTTGTGTCCGATCCTCCGCGTCCTAATGTTGTAATTTGACCAGACTCGGACATTCCTTGGAATCCGGCAACAATAACAACGTTTCCTTCGGTCAGCGCAGCTTGAACACGCTCTGGCTGAATATCGGTAATTCTTGCCTTGCCGTGAACTTCCTCCGTATAAATACCGCTTTGCCAGCCGGTGTAAGAAACAGCCTTTTCCCCTAAGCTATGTATAGCCATTGCTAATAGAGCTACTGATACCTGCTCACCTGTCGTAAGCAGCATATCCATCTCACGGGCAGGAGGCGTTCCGTCATAAATTTGTTTGGACAAATCGATCAAATCATCGGTTGTATCTCCCATCGCAGAGACGACAACAACACAGCTATGGCCTGCTTGCTTTCGTTCTACGATCCTTTTTGCAACACGCTTCATTCGCTCCGCATCTCCGACAGAGCTGCCGCCAAATTTCATCACTACAAGAGACAAAGCTGACTCACTCCCAACGCATACTAGTGCTAGTGCATAACAATTCAATATTATAGCATAAACCTGCTGAAATGTGGGGAATCCATGTCAAAAAACCTCCCGAACAAGAAGTCCGAGAGGTTTGGATCACGCGAAAGGAACTATGCACGGGAGATATACTTGCCATCATCCGTGTCAATTAGAAGGACATCGCCTTCGTTGATGAATAACGGAACTTGAACGTTAAGTCCAGTTTCCAGCTTCGCACTTTTGGTAGCGCCAGTTGCCGTGTTTCCTTTAATTCCCGGCTCGGTTTCTTCAACCTTCAGCTCAACGCTTTTTGGCATGTTGATCCCGAGGATTTCGCCTTGATAGCTCATGATTTTGATCATCATGTTCTCTTTCAGGAAGTTAAGCTCCCATTTCAGTTGATCTTGCTCAAGAGAAATTTGATCAAATGTTTCTGTGTCCATGAACGTATGCTCGCTGCCGCTTGCATACAGGTATTGCATCGCACGGTTGTCGATGTGCGCGCGACCTACGTTCTCACCGGCACGGAATGTGCGCTCAACGGTGTTGCCGTTGCGCAGGTTTTTCAATTTGGAGCGAACAAACGCCGCGCCTTTACCCGGTTTCACGTGTTGGAAATCCTGAACGGTGAACAAGTCGCCGTCTACTTCAATAGTCAAACCTGTTTTAAAATCGTTTACTGAAATCACTAGTAAGTCCCTCCGCTAATCAATGATAAGAAAGTCTTTGGTAGAATGGGTTAATATTTTAATTCCGGAGTCGGTAATCACCACATCGTCCTCAATTCGAACTCCACCAAATCCGGGGAGATAAATTCCTGGTTCAACGGTCACTACCATGCCGGGCGTTAAAATCGTATCTTCTGTCTTGGACAATCGTGGAGATTCATGAATTTCCATACCGAGACCGTGTCCGGTCCCATGTCCGAAATAGTCACCGTAGCCATGCCGCGTAATGATATCACGAGCATAAGCATCTCCCTCTCGTCCGGTTATCCCTGGTTTGAGGTTCTCCAGACAATGAAGCTGCGCTTCCAAAACGATATCATAAATTTCTTTATGTTTATCGGTTGGCTGTCCAAGCATTACTGTGCGCGTAATATCCGAGCAATACCCTTTATAATACGCTCCAAAATCCAATTTGACAAATTCATGGTTCTGCAGTACCCGGTCGCTTGCTTTGCCATGAGGCAGTGCGGAACGCTCGCCGGAAGCTACAATAGTTTCAAACGAGGTTGAAGTACCGCCGTTTTTTCGAATAAACATTTCGATCTCGAGCGCAATATCCTTCTCAACTGCTCCTGGCCTCAGAAAGGAAAGAATGTGCGAGAAGGTAGCGTCCGCCAGATCGGCAGCCTCCTGCATGATTTGCAGCTCAGCATCGTCCTTGATAAAACGGATCTGCTCGACGATTCGATTTGTTGGCACAAATTCGATTCCAGATAGGCCAGCTTGATAGCTGAGATAATCGCCATACGTGATATCGGCCTGCTCAAACGCAAGCTTGCTAATTCCCTGCTGCTGCAATAATTCCCTGATGGACTCAACGACTTTGGGCTTGTGCTCGATGACTTCATAATGCACGGCTTGCCCAGGAGCCTGTGTCATATAACGAAAGTCGGTCAAAAGCATGGCTCGTTCCATGGTAATGAGTACGTAGCCTGCCGAGCCTGTAAATCCTGTTAAATAATGACGATTAAACGCATTCGTAATGAATATGGCCGGCAAATCCAACTGCTGCATCTGTTTTCTCAGCCGCTCTAGTCGTTTGTCCTGCATCCGTAATCACCATTCCTTTTACATATGATATTGCAAGGCTCTGAGTCCAAGCTCGTAACCGTGCGCACCAAGGCCGCAGATCTGACCGATCACGACTGGAGCGATGACGGAATGATGGCGAAACTCTTCCCGCTTATGTATGTTCGATATGTGAACCTCTACGCAAGGAAGCTGTACGGCGGCAAGTGCATCCCGAATGGCATAGCTGTAATGTGTAAATGCGCCCGGGTTTATCAATATACCATGCTTCATTCCAAAAGCCTCATGAATTTTATCGATAATGGCTCCCTCATGATTGGATTGAAAGCACTCAAGCTCCATGTCCAGACTAGGAGCAAGTTCGTTCAAGCCATCGATGATCGATGCCAGCGATAAACTTCCATATATGCCTGGTTCCCGAACACCTAGCATATTCAAGTTCGGACCGTTAATAACGAGAACCTTCTTCAACAAGGGAACCCCCTACGCGTTTTCCGTAAGAAAACCTGCTTCATAAGTATGGGCTATGCCAAGCACTCGCCCAGTACCGTAGACATTTTACCATAACTTTCATGTATTGTGTATAGGCTCTCTCGTTCTTTCATCATTGTATTCGACGGCAATTGAGTAGCCAATGAACAAGCCCCAGACGAGAAACAAACAGAAATCGCTTAAGATAGAATTAAGATCCAGATCATGAATCCAGTAGGTCATCCCAGCGAAAGGTCCGAATAACAGGTAGATAGCCCCCCACCAAAAAGCGCCGTAGCCGATTCCCCACCAAGGGCCGCTCAGCTTCCACAGTGTAATCATATAGATATACGCAGCTACAATGGAAAAGACCGTGAAGAAGCCCCATCCAATCAATGTCCCCTTCCAGGTCATGAGAAATTCATGTTTAAAAAACGGCTCCACCAGAAATCCGATGCTGATTTTGGTGAATTTAAAATACTGCTCGATAATTTTGAGTCCACCTAGTAATAAACCAGCAAAGAATCCGATATAAAGCGAGAAGAACCACCTATTCGTTTTCATCGATTGTGCACTCTGGCCGGTCATGATGATCAACTTCCTTTCTCTGTAGAGCATGTTCACAGTTTCCTGATCAGGAATAGTATGTTCTACCGTCATCGGTAGCATTCAAACCGTGAATCCGTTACAATGAGAAAGTAATGCTCAACACACAGAGTACAGATGAAGAAGGTGAAGCCATTGTCGGAACAAAACAGCATATACGGCGGACAAGCCGTCATTGAGGGAGTCATGTTCGCTGGCAGAAACGTGCACGTGACCGCAGTCCGCAAAAAGGACGGCTCCTTGGAATACCTGGAAGTCCCCAAAAAGGATATCCCGTGGGTCCAAGCATTAAAAAAATCCCCTTTATACGGGGAATCGTCGGAATTATTGAATCCAGTGCCAAGGGCGCGCAGCATCTGAATTTTTCCGCCGAAACCTTCGCAGGAGAAGATGAAGATTCTGAATCAAACGCAAAAAAAGAAGAAAAGCCCGGCATCTTTTCCAATATATCCATGGTGCTAGGCGTCGCGGTAGTCGGCGTAATCTCATTTTTATTCGGAAAATTCGTATTTACGCTGGTACCTGCCATTATTGAACAGTTTTTATTTGGAAATGTATTCAGCAATCAAATTCTTCATAACCTAGTTGAAGGATTGATCAAAATTGTGCTGTTGGTCGGCTACATTTACTTTATTTCACTTACACCCATGATTAAACGCTTGTTCCAATATCACGGGGCTGAGCACAAAGTGATTAGCGCTTACGAGGCGGGTGTGGAGCTTACCGTCAGCAATGTGCAGAAATTCAATACCCTACATTACCGCTGTGGAAGCAGTTTTATCGTTTTTACGGTTATTATCGGGGTTGTGATTTATTCCTTCCTGCACTATGACGGCTATGTCGAGCGTATCGTTCAACGCCTTCTGCTTTTGCCGGTGGTCATCGGCGTTTCATACGAAGTATTGCGCTTTACCAACTCACTGCGGGAAACCCCCGTGCTTCGC
This genomic window from Paenibacillus hexagrammi contains:
- the spoIIIAG gene encoding stage III sporulation protein AG — encoded protein: MDGTEIWRRPGGPKRKNTLLWVALVGLLGAALMILNSFITVKDVDPINEGRASPPQSQESKETFLGSTPKESSVFHEYEQAYETQLEGILKNIVGVGDVEVLVTIESTEEVTVDKNYNDNQQMTTERDSNGATRNISQVTRSGEVVIYQVAGDQKPLVLKYIKPKIRGVIVVAKGAENLTVKKMISEAVERGLDVPAHKISILPRKTG
- the spoIIIAF gene encoding stage III sporulation protein AF, with the translated sequence MDWLGGWLKSVIMVILLATFVDLLLPSNTMQRYVKTVLSLFVLLTLLSPVMQLFQKDWNVDRLLSMAESKQNGMALQANEGGSKNMKSLNDITKEAQQFKNEGDKQSIKLIQSKLAEVMKEDLQNQTDLVVSDVQVLAQIDNNGKPAVTDVTATLHDIDAKRPAPTGLSNKSIGVMEPMKPIDPIHIDIQNTNKEQAAVTQQTEPEDGKLNEKLRQEREKLTTGISRDWQVKPDHIHIRIESDSSKL
- the spoIIIAE gene encoding stage III sporulation protein AE, encoding MLFLVLTISLWLGWMGTSSATSPADILIQEQASHLKTDQVEQYWNKLMKDYGGYFPENKTPSFMEMLLGTKGFSVSSIFRGLLNYIFHEVIVNGKLLASIVILTVFSMILETLQSSFEKNTVSRLGYAIAYMVLIIIAINSFSVAIGYAKTAITSMIQFMVAIVPLLLTLLASMGNVTSVAIMHPLIIFMIHSIGTAIYVFVFPLLFFSAVLHIVSALSERYKVTQLANLLRTVGLSMLGVFVTIFLGVLSVQGTAGAVRDGVAIRTAKYVTGNFVPVVGRLFSDATETVIGASLLVKNAIGLVGVIVLILLCAFPAIKILTLAFIYNLSAAIMQPIGDNPMIVCLQTIGKSMIYVFAALAAVGLMFFLAITIMIAISNVSVMMR
- the spoIIIAD gene encoding stage III sporulation protein AD, encoding MEIIQIVGLGLIVTILSLIIKEQKPMFAFLLAAFTGVVIFLFLIGKISSVIRVLEDLGEKSNINMVFLKTILKIIGVAYIAEFGAQIVRDAGQESIASKIELSGKVLIMVMAIPIITVIIETVIKLLPA
- the spoIIIAC gene encoding stage III sporulation protein AC; this encodes MNVDVNAIFQIAGIGIIIAMIHSVLKQMGKEDMAHWVTVIGFVVVLFMVVSMLDNLFKEIKTIFLFQ
- the spoIIIAB gene encoding stage III sporulation protein SpoIIIAB — encoded protein: MLKFVGSVLILGAAAWFGFLQASHYARRPKQIRLMISALQRMETEIVYAVTPLPDAFRSLSKQMAEPVSSMFRLTSERLISAEGRSTREIWQHTITDMWRRTSMKQPEQEVVLQLGSVLGLSDRGDQIKHLRLAVSQLQAEEAEARDEQRRYEKMWKSLGVLVGALIVILMY
- the spoIIIAA gene encoding stage III sporulation protein AA, yielding MLSSIVNLLPRTMQMILSQLPSQVRESIEEIRVRESRPLEIGFHDSYAFLDGNGNVTLEELSAYKPTTADCMSLLEMLTNHSLYTYEEELRRGYITIAGGHRVGLAGRTVLEQGNVKQIRDVSSFNIRIAKDIVGVSNELMPYLLDPARSTIHHTLIISPPQQGKTTLLRDIVRNVSKGNWGTDPNGISPILSATRQCAGKKVGIVDERSELAASSRGVPKFDVGPRTDVLDGCPKAEGMMMMIRSMSPEVLAVDEIGRPEDAAAIHEAIHAGVRIVATAHGADFEDVRMRPVLKQLLEEGVFSRYIVLDRRKQGFAPYRILDGTGRQIQVHRIGRG
- a CDS encoding YqhV family protein, translating into MINKIVMSMASLRLLSGSIEIIAAIIMIRLNQVEKALLVNTGLALVGPLVLLTTTTIGLVAIAEKLSFGKMIWVIAGVSCIFIGILRK
- a CDS encoding phosphosulfolactate synthase; the encoded protein is MEVTSQLIWNPVLADPTGQRQMKPRTLGKTMVIDKGLGLNAFEDLLSTSSNHIDMIKIGFGTSPLYPQLLLKKKIEMAKALGISIYPGGTFLEVAVVQNAVASLFDMISALGFTGIEVSDGTIKMDRKLRNELILRGLESGFEVYTEYGKKGWGSSIELDELIETVALDAEYGAELVTIEARESGMGVGIFDAQGNCKDEELHKVLSSVPSPGILLWEAPLKSQQVHLIQLLGADVHLGNISSQEIISLEALRRGLRSDTLSLTTGKE
- a CDS encoding 2-phosphosulfolactate phosphatase, with the protein product MQIDVVANIGEARSDEFLHKTVIVIDVLRATSTMITALSNGCKSILPVETVIQAKELQTSGDLLGGERYCKKIPGFDFGNSPSEYSPSAVKGRRIILTTTNGTRGIQKAMKADHVLAGAFINGAACAAAAVDFRRDVVILCAGTQDVFSLEDGLAAGQITAELISLLGDKQVCLNDFGQAMLHAFERNRDGLRAAILLCSNGKRLCKIGFQDDIDLCCALNTTTMVPMLLHDQMVPYKQSLF
- a CDS encoding DUF441 domain-containing protein, with translation MNGDLLLVILIIIGLVGRSHIITTAACILLAVKLIGLDRYLPAMERRGLELGLLFLTMGVLVPFASERISFKDIISVFTTWPGIIALTGGALATYMNGKGLELLKVDPQLIVGLVIGSIFGIVFMRGIPVGPLMAAGITAFLLKLAYFVADKIR